The proteins below are encoded in one region of Pseudomonas putida NBRC 14164:
- a CDS encoding aryl-sulfate sulfotransferase encodes MNAKTETPALPEGACLTAKVPERDQALLGDVVVNPYRLAPLTAIIRDGGRSLSDAHVRVQGRGERGVDIVYDVSDRSLWTYGGIPVFGLYPDYVNQVEVTYKLDGERIREQYQIYAPAVRLPVVARQTAALPEVQPVKVAPGFEKRLYLFNHLQGDIPGGRAFKWNALGGAAEWDQVGNNWIADSNGDVRWYLDIEQIHDSNRRDGLGGTMGFQQTRDGKLIWGQGQTYSKYDLLGRRIWQRSLPDKFADFSHEIRETANGTYLLRVGTSDYRRPDGKRVRSIRDHIIEVSEAGDVLDFWDLNQILDPYRGDLLETLGKAAIQLPEGVQKQDDRLANELAEGNLPFGDTPGVGTGRNWAHVNAIDYDADDDSIIVSARHQGVVKIGRDKQVKWILASPQGWPERLRDKVLTPVASENFDWSWTQHTAWLTGKGTLTVFDNGWGRDFAPTKLAGNYSRAVEYRIDEAKGTVEQVWEYGKERGDEWYSPVTSVVAYRPETDTQFIYSASVNFLTPEKLTTTVLNEVRRGTQEVLVELKVHSRQPGSVGYRALVIDLAKAF; translated from the coding sequence ATGAATGCCAAGACCGAAACCCCTGCACTGCCTGAAGGCGCCTGCCTTACTGCGAAAGTCCCGGAGCGCGACCAAGCGCTGCTCGGGGACGTAGTGGTCAACCCGTACCGCCTTGCGCCGCTGACCGCGATCATCCGCGACGGTGGGCGCAGCCTGAGTGATGCGCATGTGCGTGTGCAGGGGCGTGGCGAGCGCGGTGTGGACATTGTCTATGACGTGTCTGACCGTTCGTTGTGGACCTACGGCGGCATCCCGGTATTCGGGCTGTACCCGGACTACGTCAACCAGGTCGAGGTGACCTACAAGCTCGACGGCGAGCGCATTCGCGAGCAGTACCAGATCTACGCCCCGGCCGTGCGCCTGCCGGTGGTGGCCAGGCAGACCGCCGCGTTGCCAGAAGTGCAGCCGGTCAAGGTGGCGCCAGGCTTTGAAAAGCGCCTGTACCTGTTCAACCACCTGCAAGGTGACATCCCGGGGGGGCGCGCCTTCAAGTGGAATGCCCTGGGTGGCGCAGCGGAATGGGACCAGGTGGGCAACAACTGGATTGCCGACAGCAATGGCGATGTGCGCTGGTACCTGGACATCGAGCAGATCCACGACTCCAACCGCCGCGACGGCCTGGGCGGCACCATGGGCTTCCAGCAGACCCGCGACGGCAAGCTGATCTGGGGCCAGGGCCAGACCTACTCCAAGTACGACCTGCTGGGCCGGCGCATCTGGCAGCGCAGCCTGCCCGACAAATTCGCCGACTTTTCCCACGAAATCCGCGAAACCGCCAACGGCACCTACCTGCTGCGGGTGGGCACCAGCGACTACCGCCGCCCCGACGGCAAGCGTGTGCGTTCGATTCGCGACCACATCATCGAGGTCAGCGAAGCCGGGGATGTACTGGACTTCTGGGACCTCAACCAGATCCTCGACCCGTACCGCGGCGATTTGCTGGAAACCCTCGGCAAGGCAGCGATCCAGTTGCCCGAAGGGGTGCAGAAGCAGGACGACCGCCTGGCTAACGAGCTGGCCGAGGGTAACCTGCCCTTTGGTGACACCCCAGGGGTGGGTACCGGGCGCAACTGGGCACACGTCAATGCCATCGATTACGACGCAGATGACGACAGCATCATCGTTTCAGCACGGCATCAGGGCGTGGTGAAGATTGGTCGTGACAAGCAGGTGAAGTGGATTCTTGCCTCGCCCCAAGGCTGGCCTGAGCGCCTGCGCGACAAAGTGCTGACGCCGGTTGCGAGCGAAAACTTCGACTGGTCGTGGACCCAGCACACCGCCTGGCTGACTGGCAAAGGCACGCTGACCGTGTTCGACAACGGCTGGGGGCGCGACTTTGCGCCGACCAAGCTTGCCGGCAACTACAGCCGGGCGGTGGAGTACCGCATCGACGAAGCCAAGGGCACGGTCGAGCAGGTATGGGAGTATGGCAAGGAGCGCGGCGACGAGTGGTACAGCCCGGTGACCTCGGTGGTGGCCTACCGGCCAGAGACCGACACCCAGTTCATTTACTCGGCTTCGGTGAACTTCCTCACCCCCGAGAAACTGACCACCACCGTGCTCAACGAGGTGCGACGCGGGACCCAGGAGGTGCTGGTGGAGCTGAAGGTGCACAGTCGGCAGCCGGGCAGTGTCGGCTACCGGGCACTGGTGATCGACCTGGCCAAGGCATTCTGA
- the gabD gene encoding NADP-dependent succinate-semialdehyde dehydrogenase, translating into MQLKDAQLFRQQAYINGEWLDADNGQTIKVTNPATGEVIGTVPKMGTAETRRAIEAADKALPAWRALTAKERSAKLRRWFELMIENQDDLARLMTTEQGKPLAEAKGEIAYAASFIEWFAEEAKRVYGDTIPGHQPDKRLIVIKQPIGVTAAITPWNFPAAMITRKAGPALAAGCTMVLKPASQTPYSALALVELAHRAGIPAGVLSVVTGSAGEVGGELTGNSLVRKLSFTGSTEIGRQLMQECAKDIKKVSLELGGNAPFIVFDDADLDKAVEGAIISKYRNNGQTCVCANRIYVQDGVYDAFAQKLAAAVAKLKIGNGLEDGTTTGPLIDGKAVAKVQEHIEDAVSKGAKVLSGGKLIEGNFFEPTILVDVPKTAAVAKEETFGPLAPLFRFKDEAEVIAMSNDTEFGLASYFYARDMSRVFRVAEALEYGMVGINTGLISNEVAPFGGIKASGLGREGSKYGIEDYLEIKYLCISV; encoded by the coding sequence ATGCAGCTCAAAGACGCTCAGTTGTTCCGCCAGCAAGCCTATATCAATGGTGAGTGGCTGGATGCGGACAACGGCCAGACCATCAAGGTGACCAACCCGGCCACCGGTGAAGTCATCGGTACCGTGCCGAAGATGGGCACCGCGGAAACTCGCCGCGCCATCGAAGCCGCCGACAAGGCCCTGCCGGCCTGGCGTGCACTGACCGCCAAAGAGCGTTCGGCCAAGCTGCGTCGCTGGTTCGAACTGATGATCGAGAACCAGGACGACCTGGCTCGCCTGATGACCACCGAACAAGGCAAGCCACTGGCCGAAGCCAAGGGCGAAATCGCCTACGCCGCCTCGTTCATCGAGTGGTTCGCCGAAGAAGCCAAGCGTGTCTACGGTGACACCATCCCGGGCCACCAGCCAGACAAGCGCCTGATCGTCATCAAGCAGCCAATCGGCGTTACCGCGGCCATTACCCCGTGGAACTTCCCGGCTGCCATGATCACCCGTAAAGCCGGCCCGGCCCTGGCCGCTGGCTGCACCATGGTGCTCAAGCCTGCATCGCAAACCCCTTACTCCGCCCTGGCCCTGGTCGAGCTGGCACACCGTGCCGGTATCCCGGCTGGCGTGCTGAGCGTCGTTACCGGCAGCGCTGGCGAAGTTGGCGGCGAACTGACCGGCAACTCCCTGGTACGCAAGCTGTCCTTCACCGGTTCGACTGAAATCGGTCGCCAGCTGATGCAGGAATGCGCCAAGGACATCAAGAAGGTTTCCCTGGAGCTGGGTGGCAACGCCCCGTTCATCGTGTTCGACGACGCCGACCTGGACAAGGCGGTCGAGGGCGCGATCATCTCCAAGTACCGTAACAATGGCCAGACCTGCGTCTGTGCCAACCGTATCTACGTGCAGGACGGTGTCTACGACGCGTTCGCCCAGAAGCTGGCCGCTGCAGTTGCCAAGCTGAAGATCGGTAACGGCCTGGAAGACGGCACCACCACTGGCCCGCTGATCGACGGTAAAGCTGTCGCCAAGGTTCAGGAACACATCGAAGACGCCGTCTCCAAAGGCGCCAAGGTGCTGTCCGGTGGCAAGCTGATCGAAGGCAACTTCTTCGAGCCGACCATCCTGGTTGACGTACCGAAGACTGCTGCTGTCGCCAAGGAAGAAACCTTCGGCCCACTGGCGCCGCTGTTCCGCTTCAAAGACGAAGCCGAAGTCATCGCCATGTCCAACGACACCGAGTTCGGCCTGGCTTCGTACTTCTACGCCCGCGACATGAGCCGTGTGTTCCGTGTTGCCGAAGCCCTGGAATACGGCATGGTGGGTATCAACACCGGCCTGATTTCCAACGAAGTGGCACCGTTCGGTGGCATCAAGGCTTCGGGCCTGGGCCGCGAAGGTTCCAAATACGGTATCGAGGACTACCTCGAAATCAAATACCTGTGCATCAGCGTCTGA
- the gabT gene encoding 4-aminobutyrate--2-oxoglutarate transaminase, which yields MSKTNESLMQRRVAAVPRGVGQIHPIFVDTAKNSTVIDVEGRELIDFAGGIAVLNTGHLHPKVVAAVQEQLTKVSHTCFQVLAYEPYVELCEKINKLVPGDFDKKTLLVTTGSEAVENAVKIARAATGRAGVIAFTGAYHGRTMMTLGLTGKVVPYSAGMGLMPGGVFRALFPNELHGVSVDEAIASVERIFKNDAEPKDIAAIILEPVQGEGGFLPAPKELMKRLRALCDQHGILLIADEVQTGAGRTGTFFAMEQMGVAPDLTTFAKSIAGGFPLAGVCGKAEYMDAIAPGGLGGTYAGSPIACAAALAVIEVFEEEKLLDRSKAVGERLTTGLREIQKKYPIIGDVRGLGSMIAVEVFEKGTHTPNAAAVGQVVAKARDKGLILLSCGTYGNVLRILVPLTAEDALLDKGLAIIEECFAELA from the coding sequence ATGAGCAAGACCAACGAATCCTTGATGCAACGTCGTGTAGCTGCCGTCCCACGTGGCGTTGGCCAGATCCACCCGATCTTCGTCGACACCGCGAAGAACTCGACCGTGATCGACGTTGAAGGCCGCGAACTGATCGACTTCGCCGGCGGCATCGCAGTACTGAACACCGGCCACCTGCACCCGAAAGTGGTTGCAGCCGTGCAAGAGCAGCTGACCAAAGTCAGCCACACCTGCTTCCAGGTGCTGGCCTACGAACCCTACGTAGAGCTGTGCGAAAAGATCAACAAGCTGGTACCAGGTGACTTCGACAAGAAGACCCTGCTGGTCACCACCGGCTCCGAAGCCGTTGAAAACGCCGTCAAGATCGCCCGTGCCGCCACTGGCCGTGCTGGCGTCATCGCCTTCACCGGCGCTTACCACGGCCGTACCATGATGACCCTGGGCCTGACCGGCAAGGTCGTTCCGTACTCCGCTGGCATGGGCCTGATGCCAGGCGGCGTGTTCCGTGCGCTGTTCCCGAACGAGCTGCACGGTGTGAGCGTTGACGAAGCAATCGCTTCGGTCGAGCGTATCTTCAAGAACGACGCCGAGCCTAAAGACATCGCTGCGATCATCCTCGAGCCAGTACAAGGCGAAGGCGGCTTCCTGCCAGCGCCGAAAGAGCTGATGAAGCGCCTGCGCGCCCTGTGCGACCAGCACGGCATCCTGCTGATCGCCGACGAAGTACAGACTGGCGCTGGCCGTACCGGTACCTTCTTCGCCATGGAACAGATGGGCGTTGCGCCTGACCTGACCACCTTCGCCAAATCCATCGCTGGCGGCTTCCCGCTGGCCGGTGTGTGCGGCAAGGCCGAGTACATGGACGCCATCGCGCCGGGCGGCCTGGGCGGCACCTACGCCGGTTCGCCGATCGCGTGCGCTGCGGCCCTGGCTGTGATCGAAGTGTTCGAGGAAGAAAAACTGCTGGACCGCAGCAAGGCTGTAGGTGAGCGCCTGACCACTGGCCTGCGCGAAATCCAGAAGAAGTACCCGATCATCGGCGACGTCCGTGGTCTGGGCTCGATGATTGCTGTTGAAGTCTTCGAGAAAGGCACTCACACCCCGAACGCTGCTGCTGTTGGCCAGGTTGTCGCCAAGGCACGCGACAAGGGTCTGATCCTGCTGTCCTGCGGCACCTACGGCAACGTTCTGCGTATCCTGGTACCGCTGACTGCCGAAGACGCACTGCTGGACAAAGGCCTGGCCATCATCGAAGAGTGCTTCGCTGAACTCGCTTGA